In [Clostridium] cellulosi, one genomic interval encodes:
- a CDS encoding Protein of unknown function DUF2081 (High confidence in function and specificity): MQTQKYSVNQYLIETVLAWVKSGEIAIPEIQRPFVWDASKVRDLMDSLYQGYPIGYIITWKNPNIRLKDGTISEGKKILIDGQQRVTALTAAILGEYVINNEYKKVRIKISFHPIEQRFEVFNTAIEKDNKWIPDISQIFSQDINIIKFINQYCRNNPDVDPELIYERIESLRKIMHKQIGLIELSSDLDIETVTEIFIRINSKGVVLSQADFAMSKIAANESYGGSTLRKCIDYFCHLTVSPEFYYHITDYDKDFAETEYFKKMSWLKNEHDDIYDPDYTDLLRVAFTYKFSRGKLADLVSLLSGRNFETRTYEEDIARESFEKLSKGIIDFINENNFKKFIMIIKSAGFITSHMIRSKNALNFAYILYLTLRSNGYNPAEIESYVRKWFVLSILTGRYSGSPESMFDYDIRNIASRGFNEYLKSIESAELSEAFWNVALIQELDTSSSASPIFNVFLAAQVKNNEKGFLSKDITVSELIFNLGDIHHIFPKDYLRKNGMKRSQYNQIANYVYMQSEINIKIGNKAPKEYFADLIQQCSGGGLKYGGINSLEELKENLGMNCIPESIFTMTFENYEKFLEQRRLLMAKKIRDYYYTL; this comes from the coding sequence GTGCAGACACAAAAATATTCAGTAAATCAATACTTAATAGAAACTGTTTTAGCCTGGGTTAAGTCAGGGGAAATTGCAATTCCTGAGATACAACGGCCTTTTGTATGGGATGCTTCAAAAGTGAGGGATTTAATGGATTCATTGTATCAGGGCTACCCTATAGGCTATATAATTACATGGAAAAATCCGAATATCAGGCTTAAAGATGGTACAATATCCGAAGGAAAGAAAATTTTAATAGATGGTCAGCAAAGGGTAACAGCACTTACAGCGGCTATCCTGGGAGAATATGTTATAAATAATGAATATAAAAAAGTAAGAATAAAAATCTCTTTCCATCCGATTGAGCAAAGATTTGAAGTCTTTAATACGGCAATAGAGAAGGACAATAAGTGGATACCCGATATATCTCAAATCTTTTCACAAGATATAAATATAATTAAGTTTATAAATCAATACTGCAGGAATAATCCGGATGTTGATCCCGAGTTGATATATGAAAGGATAGAAAGTCTTAGAAAAATAATGCATAAACAAATCGGCCTTATAGAATTGTCATCAGATCTTGATATTGAAACTGTAACCGAAATTTTTATAAGAATTAATTCTAAAGGTGTGGTTCTAAGCCAAGCTGATTTTGCAATGTCAAAAATAGCCGCAAATGAATCTTATGGAGGTTCAACACTGAGAAAATGCATAGATTATTTTTGCCATCTGACAGTATCTCCTGAGTTTTATTACCATATCACTGATTATGATAAAGATTTTGCGGAAACAGAATATTTTAAGAAAATGTCATGGTTAAAAAATGAGCATGATGATATATATGATCCTGATTATACAGATCTTTTACGAGTGGCTTTTACTTATAAATTCAGTAGGGGCAAGCTTGCAGATCTTGTTAGTTTATTATCCGGACGAAATTTTGAAACAAGGACCTATGAAGAGGATATTGCAAGGGAATCCTTTGAAAAACTCAGTAAAGGAATTATAGATTTTATTAATGAGAATAATTTTAAGAAATTTATAATGATAATAAAATCAGCTGGTTTTATTACATCACACATGATACGTTCCAAAAATGCTTTAAATTTCGCATACATCTTATACCTTACTTTGCGTTCAAATGGATATAATCCGGCTGAAATAGAGTCATATGTTCGCAAATGGTTTGTATTGTCCATATTAACGGGGAGGTATTCCGGATCACCGGAATCAATGTTCGACTATGATATTAGAAATATTGCTTCCCGTGGCTTTAATGAGTATCTTAAAAGTATTGAAAGCGCAGAACTATCAGAAGCATTTTGGAATGTTGCACTGATTCAGGAACTTGACACTTCATCATCCGCCAGTCCCATATTCAATGTATTCCTTGCAGCACAGGTTAAAAATAATGAGAAAGGGTTCCTTTCAAAGGATATTACTGTCAGTGAGCTTATATTTAACTTGGGAGACATACATCATATTTTTCCCAAAGATTATCTTAGAAAGAATGGAATGAAGAGAAGTCAGTATAACCAAATTGCAAATTATGTTTATATGCAATCTGAAATTAATATAAAAATTGGGAACAAGGCTCCGAAAGAATACTTTGCCGATTTAATTCAACAGTGCAGTGGCGGTGGACTGAAGTATGGCGGTATAAATAGTCTGGAAGAGTTAAAAGAAAACCTTGGAATGAATTGTATACCAGAATCAATTTTTACAATGACTTTTGAAAATTATGAAAAATTTCTGGAACAGCGAAGATTGCTTATGGCAAAGAAAATAAGAGATTATTATTATACTCTATAG
- a CDS encoding hypothetical protein (High confidence in function and specificity), whose amino-acid sequence MENILTYLKKPIVKRLFILALIGFALYLMRGMITLFLLTFIFIYLTNAAQKFIYIRVHRFIPIKRSYIIAFIYLLVAALLVLIACIYIPQIISQMVELTKIISNSVTKMMNEKTTGNDMLDNALALVKNIDLQKYVEKGGNALVAFIGNVGSLGFDIFMALILSLFFMLQKSRVYSFIVKFKNSKISWLYEELKYFGLKFTNTFGKVLQTQILISFINSILSMILLSFFHFPSILGLGVMIFILGIIPVAGVFISLVPLSIIAYSIGGWKLIIYVLVMIAILHAIEAYILNPKLMSEKVNLPIFFTFLIITISGHFFGAWGMLVGIPVFMFILDILGVDVNEVKKSFRDKIKPAKELNEKQS is encoded by the coding sequence ATGGAGAATATTTTAACTTACTTAAAAAAACCTATCGTGAAAAGGCTGTTTATCCTCGCACTTATCGGGTTTGCACTTTACTTAATGCGCGGTATGATTACATTATTTTTGCTTACATTTATCTTTATTTATCTTACCAATGCCGCACAGAAATTTATTTACATCCGCGTTCACAGGTTTATCCCCATAAAACGTTCGTATATTATCGCGTTTATATATCTTTTAGTTGCCGCTCTTCTGGTTCTGATAGCCTGTATCTATATTCCGCAGATAATTTCACAGATGGTTGAGCTAACAAAGATTATTTCAAATTCGGTAACGAAGATGATGAATGAAAAAACGACCGGCAATGACATGTTGGACAACGCCCTTGCCCTGGTTAAAAATATTGACCTGCAGAAATATGTTGAAAAGGGCGGCAATGCCCTGGTGGCATTTATAGGCAATGTTGGTTCCCTCGGTTTTGATATTTTTATGGCGTTGATTCTAAGCCTGTTTTTCATGCTTCAAAAAAGCCGCGTTTATTCATTCATAGTCAAGTTTAAGAATAGCAAGATATCATGGCTTTATGAAGAATTAAAATATTTCGGCCTTAAGTTTACCAATACTTTCGGCAAAGTGCTTCAAACCCAGATATTGATTTCATTTATAAACAGCATACTTTCTATGATTTTGCTTTCATTTTTCCACTTCCCGAGCATTCTGGGCCTCGGAGTAATGATATTCATCCTTGGTATCATACCTGTTGCGGGAGTGTTTATATCACTTGTTCCTCTCTCAATTATTGCTTATTCAATCGGCGGCTGGAAACTGATAATTTATGTTTTAGTCATGATTGCGATTCTGCACGCAATTGAAGCCTATATCTTAAATCCGAAGCTCATGTCAGAGAAAGTCAATCTGCCGATATTCTTCACATTCCTAATCATTACGATTTCAGGGCATTTCTTTGGCGCTTGGGGCATGCTTGTGGGAATTCCGGTATTTATGTTTATTCTTGATATCCTTGGTGTTGATGTTAATGAAGTCAAAAAGTCGTTCCGAGACAAGATAAAACCGGCAAAAGAGCTGAATGAAAAGCAGTCTTAG
- a CDS encoding hypothetical protein (Family membership) codes for MNPVYALQKINTWWKTGEVDATLLHKRIRSEFMDVLKSIGDKRITNIVGPYGVGKTSLLYCTINHLLKSNIPPERIVYFSGDEMILFGEHRSIGSLLEIYATEILHENLFAFREPVYIFIDDIEFIEDWQIYLLNYLDKTVNIKFFIAQTYTPFSELDEKNEYKIIVMPLNLPQYSEFYFAYKLHDLDLVRYKSLMPEPSVFADPVAFFEELYANIYALRDFKPYKSQIVSDYLLSGGYPAYFSSNDITRWQAQLLNITDCSLYRDIGAFNNIKSPQKLKKLLYIIAEQGRTEQSFGKIGRSLYVDTSTIIGYISNLSEGGFAGVQDNFSPESGVEGRIVRKNKRFYIYDTGIANAIRCNTSIAENFNDHVTNAFLYMAKRYAMGVDGNVYFWKNGIREVDIVLYEKGKILPVSVCCQKENLERTIKSTRAFMRNYGVKTAIIITRDLIKSDRGIIFLPYWMF; via the coding sequence ATGAATCCAGTTTATGCGCTCCAAAAGATCAATACATGGTGGAAAACAGGAGAAGTTGACGCAACACTTTTACACAAACGCATAAGAAGCGAATTTATGGATGTGCTTAAAAGCATCGGTGACAAACGGATTACCAATATTGTCGGCCCATACGGAGTCGGCAAAACGTCACTACTATATTGCACAATAAATCATCTTTTAAAGTCGAATATACCGCCGGAGCGCATTGTTTATTTCAGCGGTGACGAGATGATTCTTTTTGGGGAACATCGTTCAATCGGCAGCCTACTCGAGATATATGCGACCGAAATACTTCACGAGAATCTATTCGCATTTCGTGAGCCTGTTTATATCTTTATTGACGACATAGAATTTATTGAAGATTGGCAGATTTACCTTTTAAACTACCTTGACAAAACAGTAAATATAAAATTTTTTATTGCGCAGACGTATACGCCGTTTAGTGAGCTTGACGAGAAGAATGAATATAAGATTATAGTCATGCCGCTTAACCTGCCGCAGTATTCGGAGTTTTATTTTGCATATAAGCTTCACGACCTCGACCTTGTCAGATATAAGAGTCTGATGCCGGAACCTTCGGTCTTTGCTGACCCGGTGGCATTTTTTGAGGAGCTTTATGCTAATATTTATGCACTAAGGGATTTCAAGCCATATAAGTCCCAGATTGTAAGTGATTATCTGCTGAGCGGCGGCTATCCCGCATATTTTTCTTCGAATGATATAACGCGCTGGCAGGCGCAACTGCTGAACATAACGGACTGCTCGCTGTATCGCGACATTGGAGCTTTCAATAATATTAAGTCCCCGCAGAAGCTGAAAAAACTGTTATACATTATTGCCGAGCAGGGGAGAACAGAGCAATCATTCGGGAAAATTGGACGTTCCCTCTATGTTGATACTTCAACCATAATAGGGTATATTTCAAACCTTTCCGAAGGCGGTTTTGCGGGAGTTCAGGACAACTTCTCGCCGGAATCCGGCGTTGAAGGGCGCATTGTCCGCAAAAATAAGCGGTTCTATATCTACGACACAGGCATTGCGAATGCAATCAGGTGCAACACGTCAATTGCCGAAAACTTTAATGACCATGTTACAAACGCATTTCTTTATATGGCAAAAAGATATGCTATGGGTGTTGACGGGAATGTGTATTTTTGGAAAAATGGAATCCGCGAGGTTGACATAGTTTTGTATGAAAAAGGCAAAATCCTGCCGGTTTCAGTCTGCTGCCAGAAAGAAAACCTTGAACGAACGATAAAGAGTACAAGGGCTTTCATGCGCAACTATGGGGTTAAAACTGCTATAATCATTACAAGGGATTTGATTAAGAGCGATAGGGGGATAATCTTTCTTCCATACTGGATGTTTTGA
- a CDS encoding putative membrane protein (Hypothetical protein), producing the protein MLDRIALILVIIGALDWGSIGIFKFDFVAWAFGGQYSAVSRIVYTLVAIAGLWCISLLFRDREVVESKNEIH; encoded by the coding sequence ATGCTAGACCGCATAGCACTTATACTTGTCATTATTGGTGCATTGGACTGGGGCTCCATCGGTATTTTTAAATTTGACTTCGTCGCGTGGGCCTTCGGCGGACAATACAGTGCTGTTTCCCGAATAGTCTATACGCTTGTTGCCATCGCCGGTCTTTGGTGCATATCCCTTCTATTCCGTGACCGAGAAGTCGTCGAATCAAAAAACGAAATTCACTGA
- the ackA gene encoding Acetate kinase (High confidence in function and specificity), whose amino-acid sequence MNILVINAGSSSLKYQLIDIDNKNVLAKGNCERIGIDGKFKHKTFDGRKIEKEMTLNDHKTAFQTVISAITEGDAAVIGSVKEIDAVGHRIVNGGDRFSKSVLVTDQVLKDFEEVINFAPLHNPPAMTGIKACLEILGKDVPNVLVFDTAFHQTMPPKAYIFGVPYEYYEKYKLRRYGAHGTSHRYVSLRVAELMGKKPEELKVVTCHLGNGSSISAVDGGKCIDTSMGFTPLGGIIMGTRSGDLDPSVVTFIMEKEGLSPREMERILNKESGFIGISGISSDDRDLEEATAKGIERSIIAQDAQRYQIKKYIGAYSAAMGGIDALVFTGGIGENSCLLREAVCSNMEYLGIKIDKDLNNSTIRGKEGDISTPDAKVRTYVIPTNEEYMIALDTKNIVESLKK is encoded by the coding sequence ATGAACATTCTGGTTATTAACGCTGGCAGTTCATCACTTAAATATCAGCTCATTGATATTGATAACAAAAATGTGCTGGCAAAGGGAAACTGCGAGCGCATAGGCATTGACGGCAAATTTAAGCACAAGACTTTCGATGGAAGAAAAATTGAAAAAGAAATGACGCTCAACGACCATAAAACTGCGTTCCAGACAGTTATATCGGCGATTACCGAGGGCGATGCCGCAGTTATAGGAAGCGTAAAGGAAATTGACGCTGTCGGACACCGTATAGTCAACGGCGGCGACCGTTTTTCAAAATCTGTTCTTGTCACAGATCAGGTATTAAAAGACTTTGAAGAAGTTATAAATTTTGCTCCGCTTCACAATCCTCCCGCAATGACTGGCATTAAGGCCTGCCTTGAGATACTCGGCAAGGATGTTCCAAATGTTCTTGTATTTGATACTGCTTTCCATCAGACAATGCCGCCGAAGGCATATATTTTCGGCGTACCTTATGAGTATTATGAGAAATATAAGCTCCGCCGCTACGGTGCCCACGGTACATCACACCGTTATGTCAGCCTCCGCGTTGCTGAATTAATGGGCAAAAAGCCAGAAGAGCTTAAAGTTGTAACCTGCCACCTCGGCAACGGCTCATCCATTTCCGCTGTTGACGGCGGCAAATGCATTGATACAAGCATGGGCTTTACACCGCTCGGCGGTATTATAATGGGTACACGCAGCGGTGACCTTGACCCGTCCGTTGTAACATTTATTATGGAAAAAGAAGGCCTTTCGCCGAGAGAGATGGAGCGAATCCTCAACAAGGAATCCGGCTTTATCGGTATCTCAGGAATATCCAGTGACGACCGCGACCTTGAAGAGGCAACCGCAAAGGGCATTGAGAGATCAATAATTGCCCAGGATGCCCAGCGCTATCAGATTAAAAAGTATATTGGCGCTTATTCCGCGGCAATGGGCGGTATTGACGCTCTTGTATTTACCGGCGGTATCGGTGAAAACTCCTGCCTGCTGAGAGAAGCCGTATGCTCCAATATGGAATACCTCGGCATAAAGATAGACAAAGACCTCAACAACAGCACTATACGCGGCAAAGAGGGCGACATTTCGACTCCTGACGCAAAGGTAAGAACATATGTAATTCCGACAAACGAGGAATACATGATTGCTCTCGACACCAAGAATATTGTTGAATCACTCAAAAAATAA
- a CDS encoding hypothetical protein (High confidence in function and specificity), translating into MNGIKTAGIIAEFNPFHNGHELLIKKVREAGFSHIAVVMSGNFTQRGEPALMLKSARARAALLCGADLVLELPTPFAVSSAEKFAYGAAGILNALGCVDSLCFGSECGDIELLKHCAEKLNEADTAGELSDELKRGVSYPKARANVLARANVPRNDIAAVLDNPNDTLAVEYIKALKNLDSSITPFAVKRMGARHDGAPSLYGDTPISSASALRSIITAGNVWRAKKYMPSRAFMVLAEEIANLRAPFQVPLAEPLILAKLRTMSADDFIRITDVSEGLENRIYKASRMACSLNELYFAIKSKRYTLARIRRIVLRAFLDIDSSYTRSGPPYIRVLGFNNRGRELLKAAKKSAALPIISRFADAAKLSPEARRFYDLECKATDLYMLCVPKIQPCGFEQKFTAINLSS; encoded by the coding sequence ATGAACGGTATAAAAACAGCAGGCATTATAGCTGAGTTCAATCCGTTTCACAACGGGCATGAACTGCTTATAAAAAAGGTGCGCGAGGCAGGGTTTTCACATATAGCTGTGGTGATGAGCGGAAACTTTACCCAGCGAGGGGAACCAGCCTTAATGCTCAAATCGGCGAGGGCCCGGGCGGCTCTTCTCTGCGGCGCCGACCTCGTGCTGGAGCTTCCGACGCCGTTCGCTGTTTCCAGCGCGGAAAAATTCGCTTATGGCGCGGCAGGGATACTCAATGCGCTCGGCTGCGTCGACAGCCTTTGTTTCGGCAGCGAGTGCGGGGATATCGAGCTTCTCAAGCATTGCGCCGAAAAGCTCAATGAAGCAGACACCGCTGGGGAACTCTCCGACGAGCTCAAGCGCGGCGTATCATATCCGAAGGCAAGGGCCAATGTCCTCGCCCGGGCTAATGTCCCAAGAAACGACATCGCCGCAGTCCTTGACAATCCCAACGATACGCTGGCAGTCGAATATATAAAAGCGCTCAAAAACCTTGATTCTTCCATTACCCCGTTTGCAGTAAAACGCATGGGAGCCCGTCACGACGGCGCGCCGTCGCTGTACGGCGACACCCCGATATCGTCGGCGTCTGCGCTTCGCTCAATCATCACTGCGGGCAATGTTTGGCGTGCTAAAAAATATATGCCGTCCCGCGCCTTTATGGTGCTTGCTGAGGAAATAGCAAATTTGCGGGCGCCGTTTCAGGTGCCTTTGGCCGAACCGCTCATACTCGCCAAGCTCAGGACTATGAGCGCAGACGATTTTATACGCATTACGGACGTTTCCGAGGGGCTCGAAAACCGTATTTATAAAGCGTCACGGATGGCTTGCTCGCTCAATGAACTCTATTTCGCAATCAAGTCAAAGCGCTATACCCTCGCCCGGATACGGCGCATAGTATTGCGCGCCTTTCTCGACATCGATTCGTCCTATACCCGCTCCGGCCCGCCTTATATCCGCGTACTCGGCTTTAACAACAGGGGGCGGGAACTGCTCAAAGCGGCGAAAAAGTCCGCTGCTCTGCCGATAATCAGCCGTTTCGCTGACGCGGCTAAGCTGTCGCCAGAAGCCCGCCGCTTTTACGACCTTGAGTGCAAAGCAACCGACCTTTATATGCTCTGCGTTCCCAAAATACAGCCCTGCGGTTTTGAGCAAAAATTTACGGCCATCAATCTAAGCAGTTGA
- a CDS encoding hypothetical protein (High confidence in function and specificity) — protein sequence MSKIKAEQIEYKNFGKCLRITNGKIEAVVTLDVGPRILKFAFVGGENFFHEDIDRESCTCGEPLEAVFGKGSKWFIYGGHRLWLSPEDMPMTYYPDNEPVNYNIIDGGVELIPPAQRVNDVQYRIQFIMSEDKPQATVNHFITNVGGSTIKRAPWAITVMRRGGMEVIPEPINNTGLLANRVLSLWPYSDMSDDRIYWGKKYITMRQDTSVSSAFKFGINNNRGWAAYFVNNGMFLKRYNHNQSGNYPDNGVSFETFTNNQILEMETLGELVDITPGGTAFHSEEWTLIDNVECPAPNDEVTLDTLVKLYIEK from the coding sequence ATGTCAAAAATAAAGGCTGAACAGATTGAATATAAGAATTTCGGAAAATGCTTGAGAATAACAAACGGCAAAATCGAAGCCGTTGTCACTCTTGACGTTGGACCGCGCATACTGAAATTTGCTTTTGTCGGAGGAGAAAACTTCTTCCATGAAGATATAGACAGGGAAAGCTGCACCTGCGGCGAACCGCTTGAAGCTGTTTTCGGAAAGGGCTCAAAATGGTTCATCTACGGCGGTCACCGCTTATGGCTCAGTCCGGAGGATATGCCCATGACCTATTATCCTGACAATGAGCCTGTAAATTACAATATTATTGACGGCGGCGTCGAGCTGATTCCGCCGGCGCAGCGCGTCAACGACGTACAGTACCGCATCCAGTTCATAATGTCGGAAGATAAACCGCAGGCAACGGTAAACCACTTTATTACAAACGTTGGCGGCAGCACCATCAAAAGAGCGCCCTGGGCTATCACCGTTATGCGCCGCGGCGGCATGGAGGTTATCCCGGAACCTATCAACAACACAGGGCTTCTGGCAAACCGCGTGCTGTCCCTGTGGCCCTACAGTGATATGTCGGACGATCGCATATACTGGGGCAAGAAGTATATCACAATGCGGCAGGATACCTCTGTCTCCAGCGCCTTTAAGTTCGGCATTAACAACAACCGCGGATGGGCGGCCTATTTTGTCAACAACGGTATGTTCTTAAAGCGCTATAACCACAATCAAAGTGGTAATTATCCCGACAACGGCGTGTCTTTTGAAACCTTTACCAACAACCAGATACTTGAGATGGAGACACTGGGCGAATTAGTCGATATCACGCCGGGAGGAACAGCCTTCCATAGTGAAGAATGGACGCTTATCGACAATGTCGAGTGCCCCGCTCCAAACGATGAGGTTACTCTCGACACGTTGGTCAAGTTATATATTGAAAAGTAA
- a CDS encoding hypothetical protein (High confidence in function and specificity): MKILVDADACPVKDIIIHEAKARNLPVLMFTDTSHEINDGYSSVYVVDKARDSADFALIARAKAGDIVVTQDFGVAAMALAVGAAAINQNGLIFTSDNIGILLEQRHISQKIRRSGGRTANPPRRTQSDNQKFKTAFIKLLEENS; this comes from the coding sequence TTGAAAATTTTAGTAGACGCCGACGCCTGCCCCGTCAAAGATATAATCATCCACGAGGCAAAAGCGCGGAACCTGCCCGTTTTGATGTTCACAGATACCAGCCATGAAATAAACGACGGCTATTCCTCTGTATATGTAGTGGACAAGGCCCGGGATTCTGCTGATTTTGCGCTTATCGCAAGGGCTAAGGCAGGCGATATCGTCGTAACTCAGGATTTCGGAGTCGCAGCAATGGCGCTGGCAGTAGGCGCAGCAGCCATTAACCAGAACGGGCTTATTTTTACGTCCGACAACATCGGTATCCTGCTTGAACAGCGGCATATATCTCAAAAAATACGCCGCAGCGGCGGCAGGACAGCTAATCCTCCTCGGAGAACGCAGAGCGATAATCAAAAATTTAAAACTGCATTTATAAAGCTATTGGAAGAAAACTCATAA
- a CDS encoding putative membrane protein (Hypothetical protein) translates to MLCWMALIFWFSLQSGAQSYAQSHKVLEIVERILNKFGIKFNQALFDIFAPFCKEKVTSEIFIRKLAHFTEYFIFGIICTASIIHWHKRKFLRFVPAALGVLTAAIDEMVIQQFLVSERTAAITDVLLDSIGFYAALIIIFVVSFAVIIFKLFRRRMLT, encoded by the coding sequence ATGTTATGCTGGATGGCCTTGATTTTCTGGTTTTCCTTGCAGTCCGGTGCACAGTCATATGCTCAGTCACATAAGGTATTGGAGATTGTCGAACGTATTCTTAATAAATTCGGGATTAAGTTCAATCAAGCCCTTTTTGACATCTTTGCGCCTTTCTGCAAGGAAAAAGTTACAAGCGAGATTTTTATACGGAAACTTGCACATTTCACTGAATACTTTATATTTGGAATCATTTGTACCGCAAGCATAATCCATTGGCACAAAAGAAAATTTTTGCGTTTTGTGCCGGCTGCACTTGGAGTTTTGACAGCGGCTATTGACGAAATGGTAATCCAGCAGTTTCTGGTGTCAGAACGCACAGCCGCTATCACCGACGTGCTTCTTGACTCAATCGGGTTCTATGCTGCATTGATTATAATATTCGTTGTTTCCTTCGCTGTGATAATATTCAAACTCTTTAGAAGGCGCATGTTAACATAA
- a CDS encoding hypothetical protein (Family membership) → MRIKRYGFKLLKIIFALAVMTVIMINFETIFNALDCDALTISTSKTDVTDLPSKINFLDDDKNTFIRYCKNFYGEDLPIGIDNNIYQYYGNVNGYRFYRLQPTLVSYDNISQSEVIGGFTFESPYRFRPENTGLYIISDESVYTLEEAYKLGLIDIEKAYQLYKEKTENQ, encoded by the coding sequence ATGAGAATAAAAAGGTACGGTTTCAAACTTTTAAAGATTATCTTCGCTTTGGCTGTTATGACAGTGATTATGATTAACTTTGAAACAATCTTTAATGCACTCGACTGTGACGCGCTTACTATTTCTACTAGTAAAACAGATGTAACCGACCTGCCGAGCAAAATCAACTTTTTAGACGACGACAAAAATACATTTATTAGGTACTGCAAGAATTTCTACGGAGAAGATTTACCTATCGGAATAGACAACAACATATATCAATACTATGGAAACGTAAACGGCTACAGGTTTTACAGGCTCCAGCCAACTCTTGTGTCGTACGACAATATCAGCCAGAGTGAGGTCATTGGAGGATTCACCTTCGAAAGCCCTTATCGCTTCAGGCCGGAAAATACAGGGCTTTATATCATCAGTGACGAAAGCGTCTATACGCTTGAAGAAGCGTACAAATTGGGCCTGATCGATATTGAAAAGGCATATCAGTTATATAAAGAAAAAACTGAAAATCAGTAA
- a CDS encoding metalloendopeptidase-like membrane protein (High confidence in function and specificity): MKIKPKFKIFIIFTLCASILFSYSAVGADIENKSDAKKDYIKWMTFDVPDKAMLKAMNIDIKYHGTDKEVDWIEVLSILAANYYGRWERYKPKDMDTVVEKLQRGESAEEITHNNKYYNFYHEAYSAVLSGFLGEYKTVSPVGSDNLVEKYGMLVFSPIAKGYYYSHYDDFGNSRTYGYKRKHMGNDLLGSVGTPIIAVESGYVECMGWDSFGGWRIGIRSFDRKRYYYYAHLRKDKPYVQNLKQGMLVKAGEVIGYLGATGYSNKENVNNMSRPHLHFGMQIIFDESQKEGVNQIWIDVYDIVNVLAKNKASVRKDPQTGDYYSTSLYY, encoded by the coding sequence ATGAAAATCAAACCCAAATTTAAGATATTCATAATATTTACTTTATGCGCGTCTATTTTATTTTCTTATTCCGCTGTCGGAGCCGATATCGAAAATAAAAGTGACGCGAAAAAGGATTATATAAAATGGATGACATTTGACGTACCTGATAAAGCAATGCTTAAAGCAATGAATATAGATATAAAATACCACGGAACAGATAAAGAAGTTGATTGGATTGAGGTGCTTTCAATCCTCGCTGCTAATTATTACGGCAGGTGGGAAAGATATAAACCTAAGGATATGGACACTGTCGTCGAAAAACTCCAGCGCGGTGAAAGCGCCGAGGAAATAACACACAACAACAAATACTATAATTTCTATCACGAGGCCTACAGCGCAGTGCTCAGCGGTTTTCTCGGGGAGTATAAAACAGTGTCGCCTGTAGGCAGCGACAACCTTGTAGAAAAATACGGCATGTTGGTCTTTTCCCCGATTGCAAAGGGGTATTACTACTCACATTATGATGATTTCGGCAATTCACGAACCTATGGATATAAGCGCAAACACATGGGCAACGACCTTTTAGGAAGTGTTGGAACCCCAATTATCGCGGTTGAAAGCGGTTATGTTGAATGTATGGGGTGGGACAGCTTCGGCGGCTGGCGAATAGGTATCAGAAGCTTTGACCGCAAGCGGTATTACTATTACGCCCATTTGCGGAAAGACAAGCCTTATGTCCAAAATCTAAAACAGGGCATGCTCGTAAAAGCGGGTGAAGTCATCGGCTATCTCGGCGCAACAGGCTACAGCAACAAGGAAAATGTAAACAATATGTCAAGGCCGCATCTTCATTTCGGCATGCAGATAATTTTTGACGAATCGCAGAAGGAAGGCGTAAACCAGATTTGGATAGACGTGTATGATATAGTAAACGTACTCGCTAAAAACAAAGCAAGTGTCCGCAAAGACCCGCAGACAGGCGATTACTACAGCACGTCATTATATTATTAA